The Thermogemmatispora onikobensis genome contains the following window.
CAACGGTGCCGCCAGGGTCACCGGCGCCTCATCGGGATAGCGACGTACCGTCAAACTGGAAGCATGGAGAAACTGGCGCGGCAAAGCCGCCTGGGGTGTTCCCGGCAGCGGAGGAGGAGCATAGGTCTGGTCACCGACCAGCGCATAACCCAGAGATGCCAGGTGGACCCGAATCTGATGAATCCGCCCTGTAATTGGGCGCGCTTCCAGCAAGAGAAACGCCCCCTGTTGGGCCAGCACACGAATCACTGTCTGGGCAGACAAGCCGTCTGGCCCCACCACACAGCGTCGGCGATCCTGGGGGTCACGCTGAATCGGCCCATCGAGCAACCAAAGGCTCCCGACAGGTAATGGCAGCGGCTCCTCTCCAGCAACCGCAAGCACAGCCGAGTTGGGCAACTCCCCTGTCTCAACCGGGTGAGCCATTTCTCGTCCTGGTCCCTGTTCCAGTGCAGCCAGCGAGAGGTGACGCGCCCGCAGTGGCTGCAGCGGTCGTGTCCAGGCTGGCGCCCCGGGGAAGGCCACCGCCAGATAGCGCTTCAGCACCCGATGCTCATTGAACTGCCGTCCCAGATAGCGTCGGGCGTTCTCCGTCCGTGCCAACAAGACCACCCCTGACGTATCCTTATCCAAACGATGCAAGAGCACTGGCCTGGGCAACGGCCCCTCCTGCTTTCGCAAGCGCGCTGTCCGCCGCTCGCGCAGCATCAAGCGTACGGCCTCGGGCGCCCGTTCCCAGCCCGGTTCATCGGGTAATTCTGGCGGCTGCCACTCCTCCGGTCCCTGCCGGTCCAGATAGGCCAGGATCATATTCCAGAGCGTATCGTCAGCATGCTTATAGGTGGGATGAATCACCACGCCCGCCGGCTTATTGACCGCCAGCATATGATGATCCTGATAGAGAATCAGACCAGGGTTCAGCTCCATCACAGAAACCGCCTCCTGCCACCGGCTTCAGAGCGCACCTGCTCTCTTGCCCGCATCCTCGGCACGGCGAGCGTCTGCAGGCAGGCCCACATTGTCAGGGTATTATAGCCCGTGCCCCAGGGAGGATCAAGAGCCAGTCGCGGGTGGATCGTCGAGGAAGAGGGGAGACTGCCCACAATTTCCCCGACATGATAGAATGTGTAGGATACGGTCCAGGGAAGGCAGAGAGAGGTATGAGCATGTCTCTGATCCAGTACTATCGTGAACACCTGCAACTACGCAACCCGGTGCTAATTGCCGCCTTAGCCGGCTGGAACGACGCCGCCGACTCGGCCACTACTGCCATCAAATTCCTGATAGATCGCTGGAAGCCAGTGAAGATCGCAGAAATTGACAGCGAAGACTTCTACGTCTTCACTGAGACGCGGCCTATCGTGCGTATTGTCGACGGCATGCAGCGTTCCCTGATCTGGCCCGTCAACCAGTTCTCTGCCCACGGCCTTCCCGAGCAAGAGCGCGACATCATCCTCTACCTGGGGGTAGAGCCGCAGCTCAAGTGGCGCACCTTCAGCGAGTGCTTTCTCGAGGTCTGCCGCCACTTCCACGTCTCGGAGGTCATTCTGCTGGGAGCCATGTTGGCGGACATCCCTCATTCGCTGGCAGTGCCCATTACAGGCAGCTCGTCGACGCCCGAGCTCCAGGAACGACTACGCGAGTTGGACATTCACAGCTCTGGCTACGAGGGTCCCACCGGCATGATCGGCGTGTTGCAGGACGCCTGCCGCCGTGCGAGCATCCCAGCAGCCAGTCTCTGGGCGGCAGCGCCCCACTACCTGGCCGCCACCCCGAACATCAAGGTGACTGCGGCCCTCTTAACCTATGTCAACAGCCTCCTCTCCCTCGACCTCGACCTCAACGAGATCCAGGCGGACGCCGTCCGCTTCGAAGAGCAGATCACCGCACTGGTAGCCCGTGATCCCGAAGCCAGTGCCTACGTCCGCCGTCTGGAAGAACAGATCCATGCCCTGGCAGACGAGGAGGATGAGGACGACGAGGATGATCCAGAGGACGAGGAGGAGCCACCCGTGGTAGAGACAAGCCGCGGCCTGGCCACCGACCTCGACCACCCCGCCGGCACCGGTCCCCTGCCGAGCGCGGATGTGCTCATTCGCAGCGTCGAGGAGCTGCTGCGGCGTGAGCGCGAACAGGGGCCACCCACCGATACCGACGATTCCAAGGACGAGGGTTGAATGAGCAACCGGCTGTATACGCTTGAGGAAGTGCTGCACCCGCGCTCTGTCGCCATCATTGGCGCATCGCGCGCCCCCCAGAAGTGGGGGCATGTTGCCGCTCGCCAGCTATTGGCGAGCTTTCCGGGCGAGGTCTACCTGGTCACGCCCAGCGCCCCCGAGATCCTTGGCCAGCGCACCTACCCGAGCCTGCGTGCTGTGCCCGGGCCTGTCGATCTGGCCATCATTACAACCGCCTTCCAGCACGTGCCCGCCGCCGTCGACGATTGCATCGCTCACGGGGTCAAAGGCATCGTGATCGTCACCGCCGGCTTCAGCGAGACCGGCCCCGAGGGCCGCGCCCGCGAGATGGAGCTGGTCTCTCGCTGCCACGAGCACGGCATCCGTATCCTGGGCAGCAACTGCATGGGGGTCTACGTACGGCGCGCCCGGCTCAATGCCCTGGGCATGGCCTTCCCCCTGCCAGAGGGGCCGATCGGCCTGGTCTCCCAAAGCGGCAACCTTGGGATGTATCTCTACGCGCAGGCCCAGCTTGAGGGCCTGGGCTTCACAACCTTCCTCAGCATGGGGAATGGCGCCGATGTGCGCTTCCCCGAGTACCTGCAGTACCTGGCCAATGACCCCGACACCAGGGTGATCGCTGGCTATGTCGAAGCCATCGACGAAGAGACACTCCAACAGGTGACCCGGCAGCTCTATCACCAGGGATGCTATAAACCGGTGGTCATCTTGCTGAGCGGGGCCACCGAGGTCGGGGTGCGCGCCGCTCTGGCTCACACCGGTAGCCTGGCGACGGTGCGTCCCGACCACGATACCGCCTTACTCGGCAGCGGCGTGGTGCGCGTCATCCGCTCGGATGAGCTGTATCCGGTGGCACGGGCCCTGGCGCTCCAGCCGCCGACCCCAGGCGGGAGACGACGCATCGCTATTGTAGGCGATGGAGGCGGGAGCGTGGTAGCCTCCGGCGACGCCGCTTTGCGCTGCGGCCTGGAGGTGCCCGTCCTCAAGGAGGAGACACAGCAGCAATTGCGTGCTCTGATGCCCGCCCGCGCAACAGCTACCAATCCGATCGATGTCGCCGGCGCCGCAGACGAGGACCCGCTGGCTTTCGCTCGCCTGAGCGAGGTCTGTCTGGCCGACCCCGATGTTGATGGCGTCATCATTACGGGGCTCTTCGGCGGCTATCGCTGGCTGCTCTCTGAAGCCTTCGGGGCGCGAGAGGAGGAGGCCGCCCACGAGCTGGGCCGCCTCGTGCGCCAGTACGCTAAGCCGGTCCTGGTGCAAACCATCTACGCTCGCTACGATCAGGATATTCCCGCGCTCCAGCTCCTACGCGAGGAAGGCATTCCTTACTACGAGTCGATTGAGATCACCTGTCGCGCTATGGCCGCTCTCGCCGAGATCGGCGAGTTCCTGACGCGCATGGCCACCAGTCCCGCCAACCAGGAGCCGGGAAGGTGACGAGGCTCAGGGAGGTCGAGCCTGGCCGATCAGACGACCGCTCCGTCCAGCAGGACCTGTCACTCGCCGACGGCGCGAGGATGGCCCCGCTCGACCTTCACTCGCCCGCCTCTCAGCCAGGCGCCTGGCTCAGCGCGGTCCGGCAAAAACGCCCGGCAGGCGCTGGCTGATCTCCCAGGCTTCTTGAACAATGCGCTCTATCAGCTCCTGGGCCGTGGGAATATCATGGATGAGGCCCACCACCTGCCCGGCCCAAACAAAGCCTTCGTCGAGAACACCCTCCAGAGCCGCTCGCTTGTTAACAGCGCCGCTGATGAGCGGCAACAGCCGGCGCAGGCGCTCCTCAGCAGTAGCCCCTGCACGCTCCAGCTCTTCTTCAACCTGGCGAATACGCTCGGCGACTGGCCCTTTGAGAACGCGCGCCGGTCGCCCAATGCTGCGCTCGATAATCATGGTATCGGTCTCTTGAGCTTCGAGCAGCGCCTGCTGATAATGCGGGTGGGCATTGCTCTCACGCACGGCTACAAAGCGCGTGCCCAGCTCAATACCCTCGGCTCCCAGGGCCAAGGCCGCCGCAAGCCCTCGCCCGTCGGCGATGCCGCCACTGGCCAGGACGGGGATCTTGACGGCCTCGACTACGCGCGGCGTCAGTACCAGCGTCCCAATATCATCACGCCCGAGATGCCCCCCGCCTTCGAAACCGACGGCAATGACAGCATCAGCCCCCAGGGCCTCCGCTTTGCGCGCAGCCCGCACCCCTGCGACAAGCACCATCGTGCGTACCTTTACGCCACTCGCTTGAATGCGCTTGAGTAGCGGCTCGGGATTGCCACCGGTGATGCTGATGACCGCTGGCTCCTCGCTGAGCGCAGCATCGAGAAACGGCTCTAGGGAAATATGCCCGATGGGGAAGTTGACGCCGAAAGGTTTGTCAGTTAGCCGCTTGGCCTTCTGGATTTCGGCTCGCAGTTCTTCAGGCGTGGCAAAACAGGCACAGCCGATCTGTCCAAGGCCGCCAGCATTGGAGACCGCCGCCGCCAGCTCGGCAAAGGAGAGATGGGACAGCCCTCCCTGGACAATAGGATAGCGGATGTCGACGAGTTCCGTGAAGCGCGTCTGCATGCGCTCAGGTAGCGATGTCAAGTGCGTTCCCGCCTTTCGCCGACCGGGTTCAGAATGGATGCGACAGGCACTTCTTCGCCTCCCGCCTTCGTTGGCCGGCAGAGGATATTATACCATCGACGCCGCTCGCTCTCTCCTTCTCCCGCGCCATGCTTCAATGGTCAATCGTCTCAATTGTATCACTGCAACATACAATCTTTTGAAGTGGTCTTCTGCTCATCATCTGACGATAGTCATCTGTGTACAATCTCTCTCTTGCGTAAAGGAGAGAGCGGCAAACTGCTGAATTGACAACGATTGTGGATTCGCATATACTAGGCTATACAATCTTTAAAGGCTCCAAATGGCGAAATGAACCCCATCTGTAACCTATAGTATTTCCCATGAGATAGCAGGTAGGACGAAGCCAGGCAGGGACTATGAGTATCACTTTTTCACTGGACAAGAGCACGCGCACTCTGCTCTATCAGCAGCTTGCCGAACAAATCAAAAGTGCCATT
Protein-coding sequences here:
- a CDS encoding RluA family pseudouridine synthase is translated as MELNPGLILYQDHHMLAVNKPAGVVIHPTYKHADDTLWNMILAYLDRQGPEEWQPPELPDEPGWERAPEAVRLMLRERRTARLRKQEGPLPRPVLLHRLDKDTSGVVLLARTENARRYLGRQFNEHRVLKRYLAVAFPGAPAWTRPLQPLRARHLSLAALEQGPGREMAHPVETGELPNSAVLAVAGEEPLPLPVGSLWLLDGPIQRDPQDRRRCVVGPDGLSAQTVIRVLAQQGAFLLLEARPITGRIHQIRVHLASLGYALVGDQTYAPPPLPGTPQAALPRQFLHASSLTVRRYPDEAPVTLAAPLSEDLHLWLEAHFSAALSLLADQQWPA
- a CDS encoding PAC2 family protein, with protein sequence MSMSLIQYYREHLQLRNPVLIAALAGWNDAADSATTAIKFLIDRWKPVKIAEIDSEDFYVFTETRPIVRIVDGMQRSLIWPVNQFSAHGLPEQERDIILYLGVEPQLKWRTFSECFLEVCRHFHVSEVILLGAMLADIPHSLAVPITGSSSTPELQERLRELDIHSSGYEGPTGMIGVLQDACRRASIPAASLWAAAPHYLAATPNIKVTAALLTYVNSLLSLDLDLNEIQADAVRFEEQITALVARDPEASAYVRRLEEQIHALADEEDEDDEDDPEDEEEPPVVETSRGLATDLDHPAGTGPLPSADVLIRSVEELLRREREQGPPTDTDDSKDEG
- a CDS encoding acetate--CoA ligase family protein, encoding MSNRLYTLEEVLHPRSVAIIGASRAPQKWGHVAARQLLASFPGEVYLVTPSAPEILGQRTYPSLRAVPGPVDLAIITTAFQHVPAAVDDCIAHGVKGIVIVTAGFSETGPEGRAREMELVSRCHEHGIRILGSNCMGVYVRRARLNALGMAFPLPEGPIGLVSQSGNLGMYLYAQAQLEGLGFTTFLSMGNGADVRFPEYLQYLANDPDTRVIAGYVEAIDEETLQQVTRQLYHQGCYKPVVILLSGATEVGVRAALAHTGSLATVRPDHDTALLGSGVVRVIRSDELYPVARALALQPPTPGGRRRIAIVGDGGGSVVASGDAALRCGLEVPVLKEETQQQLRALMPARATATNPIDVAGAADEDPLAFARLSEVCLADPDVDGVIITGLFGGYRWLLSEAFGAREEEAAHELGRLVRQYAKPVLVQTIYARYDQDIPALQLLREEGIPYYESIEITCRAMAALAEIGEFLTRMATSPANQEPGR
- a CDS encoding NAD(P)H-dependent flavin oxidoreductase, encoding MQTRFTELVDIRYPIVQGGLSHLSFAELAAAVSNAGGLGQIGCACFATPEELRAEIQKAKRLTDKPFGVNFPIGHISLEPFLDAALSEEPAVISITGGNPEPLLKRIQASGVKVRTMVLVAGVRAARKAEALGADAVIAVGFEGGGHLGRDDIGTLVLTPRVVEAVKIPVLASGGIADGRGLAAALALGAEGIELGTRFVAVRESNAHPHYQQALLEAQETDTMIIERSIGRPARVLKGPVAERIRQVEEELERAGATAEERLRRLLPLISGAVNKRAALEGVLDEGFVWAGQVVGLIHDIPTAQELIERIVQEAWEISQRLPGVFAGPR